The genome window TATAAAGCAAGAACAAATACCTACGAGTATGCCAATAATTTGGAAAAGTTATTCCTATTTTGACCATCTTGAAAACAATTAATTAGAAAGttgttaacatttaaaatactTGCAGATACATTTATGTATTGCCATTGCCAATATGTAAAACGTTGCATTTAAGCATTATTGCAAAAAAGACAAGAGTGAAAttattgtttatatttgagcgtTATAACTGGTATAAACAACCATTCATAAATTACAATGTATGAATCTTATGTGAAAGCCATAGACAACCGTTGTTGGTATTAGACATACTGCTTTGTCCCTGTTGAAAAAATATGTCATTGATTGTAAGATTTGGTTTCAAATGTGacccttttttattattatgccAGATTGTGTGGTGTGCTGTAAATATTGTAATCAATAAAGATAATTAACCACATCACATTGAACAACTACAATGTAATGCCATAGGCCAATGTTCACGGTTAACTGATGTCCTTTGCTAAAGTTTCTAGGAAAATTGTAGTCCAATTACAAAATATGAGACTTTCCAGAGTTGTCATAACTTAAACATTTTCCAAATGTTGGTTCGAGAGAAGCACGTCTTCACTCTTAGTCTTCACGGCCGCCTTGTGGTAAGTAAAAGCTACTGCATCATTTCTGCCTTTTGCATTGGATTGTTGAAAAGCACAGGTTGATAAACCTTTGAAATGAAGAGGCAGCGTGCAATAAATGGTTTCAGTATTttaatgcaaatgtgaaacGTCTCTTTGGATGTTTGAACAAATCTAGAAAAAGTATGGCTTCATCTTGACTACATGTGTATAAAACGTATTTAAATAGTCAGTAAAAACAGCAAAATAGCTAAAAATCacacttttaaaataaagaCAGAATTTTTCATTAAAAGGCTAACATTTCACAGCAATGGGGCAGAAAAAACCCTTCTGGAGGCAAACCATCTGCTTTGAGTTCCAAAATAATAACATTTAACATTGACAAGCAACAGAAACAGATTCAAAACAATGCATGCGAGCAAAACGAAAATGCCTCTCACTAGCAACATGTGTCTGCAAGCAGCAAAAGGGCGTGTATTATAACTCTAAACACTACGTCTTTCAATTAAAAGGCCAAACTTTGCATATAGTAAGAAAACATTATTCTCTGCTATCAAAAACGTGTTGGATTTAATGGAGTTCTGATGATAGTTTCAGCGAGTTGACTTCTATGATCTGCTGCAGGATGTTGTCCACGTCACTGGTCTCCAGGCTGATGCCCGCCAGGTCCAGCTGGGGCAGGAGGGCTGTGAGGAGCACCACCACGTTGTTACGGATAACACGCAGATTCTCCTGGGAAGATCTGATAAAAAAACAGCTTCATTATTAAAACTATTCATAATTTAAGATGTTCAGGTGAAACAAAGATCAAAAACAATGTGTGAATCTGAATCAGTGTGAGAAGACATGACTCAAATGTTTTTGGAGTAGTAATAGTGTTAGAAACAGTGAAGCGCTGGTAGAGATAGAAGCTGACTTGTCTAGAATACACACCTGTTGTCTTCACAGGCCTCGCTGTCCCCGACACTCACCCTGCCAGGAGGTCCTGTCTTGTCCTTTTTAGGTATGTTGTGCTCAGGCTGTTCTTTCGGCCCACACACAGATCTCTGACCAGCGAAGACCAGCCCCTGATGTCCTGGAGCCGGGTTCCTGGATGAAGTAGAGCTCtgatgcagaggaatgagagcaCACGTTTGTTGTTAGTCTTTCATTTGAGATGAATAAGTCTGAGCAGATGGCCTAGAAAATAAACCTTTTTCCCTTGTCAAGCACAACGCTCATGTGTTGGTTTTTGATTCATCAAATCTCTAACACATATCTCCCTCTCGTATCTCAAACAAAGACAATTTAAATGTATTGGTTCATCTTATATCCTGCCTAACTTTAATGGATTATTTATAACATATTGGGTGTGTAATAATCTGTCATGAGACATTGTTTCTGAATTTCCGTTTTTTTACCAACAATAAAAAGGTCAAAATGTGGCCTGGAAGAGACTTTGTAAGGCTTGTTTTTAGTCAACTATTGCCAGAAATGTCTTTGTTACTTTAGCAATTGTTGATGACTTGTAACCCCTATCGGCCAGTaaatcaaatgtttttttatcaATTCTGAATCACCAAAAACCACAAAAGGTTCTTAAGCATACATTCAAAAAcatgcaaaaataaatattaggcCTTTTGGTCCGGCAGTATGCAAGATTAGTTGCGGACAGTCAGAtagataaacacacacaagacTGAACACATACATTAACCTAAACTATTGTGTAATAAACTCCTGACCTCAGCCGCGTCCGTCTGGCAGCCGACCGCTCGGCTGGCTGTGGATTCGGAGTGAGTCGTCATGGTGCCTTGAGTTGTCTTGGAGATCTCCAGCCCGAGAAGCCTGCGCACCTTCTGGGCCTCTTTCTCTaacaaagccagcttctgcacATGAGCTTCCAGGTCAATCCCTTCTGAGGGCAGGGGTCGGCTCCAAGGGCCCTCGGTCCGACTCAGAGGAGAAACCATCACGGTCTGAGcaagggggagggaggggttCCAGGTGAGGCTGGTGGGGGGTCGCTGTGCCGCGTCAGATGGCTTCTCTACTCGGCTGCCCTTGGTCTTCTTTGAGGACAGTGTCTCAGGTCTCTGTGTTTGTTGTACAGGATTCATCTTTTCGGTCACGTCTTCAGGTTGCTGCTTCTCCATAAGATATGGCTTATTTTTTACACAGTAAAATAACGATCCTGGTTTCCTTTTGAGGCTACAAAAGACAAAAGATAACCAATTTGTTTATTGACCATGTGAAAATGAACTTATTGAaaacttaaaacattttttttaataacactagattttatgtttttgtaaAAGTCATGTTAACTTTGACCAGAAAACTAATGAAAATGGCAGCCAATATAGCTGAAGTTGTTGTGGTTGTGGCGGTGAACACCATGCTATATAACTGTAGTTATCACTTTTTTTAACTAGCAGATATTTTGGttaaaatgtgtgaaaatgCTCCATCCGCTTGCAATATCCCATGAAAAAAAATAGAAGCTGAGAAATGTTGTTGTGACATTGCCATGGTTTGCATAACAGTGGTGTTCGGTTTGAGACAACACTAACCCAAATAAATTAATGTACAATGCAAGTGAGTATATAGTTTACTACTTGGAATTGTACTAACATAATTATTTTCAAATTAAGAAACAACAATGGAGTCTCTTTCCTCAGGAACTTAAGATAATTGAAAGAAAATGGCTAAAAGGAGGGAAAAACGTGTACTGTAAAACGTAATGAAGATCACATAAGTCTGTCACACAGCACAGATATAACATACCTTAATGTGGGCTCCTCTACTCTTTTCTTCATGTTCAATGGGCTCTCTTTATCTCCGAGCCTGAGATCATGAGTCTCACTTTGCGtgacttgtgttttgtctttaatAACTGTGCCTCTTCTAACAGGCCTGCGTTGTATGACTGTACTTTGTGTCTGTACATCGTCATGTGTGTCTGTATAATAATCTGCCAGGGGATCTGTGCCCGTCGGATCTCGCTCTGCTGGTGTTTCCTCTGTGTGTTGAGTGCGTTGGCCTGCTGCTCGAGTGtcatcaggtgtgtgtgtggactggaAGGTGGGCTGGCTCGGCTCTGATGAACTGCGTGAGAGGATTTGATGTTGAATCGGTTGGTCCTGAAACTCAGATACCTGTGACAAAAACAAGCAAACACACTTACAGTATACACAATATATCGAGACGTTGAATAGCAAACGGCTACTTTCATCAATGGGAAAGTTGCCCAAAAAGTTTTACAAACCTCCAATGACTTTTctcgttttcttttttttggatGCTCTCTGCAGggaaaaataagaaatgaatgagtTGAGAGGGCAGATTATCTTCAagttatatactgtatatatttatttgattttACATTTTTGCCCTAGCTCCAGTTGTGCTTACTGCTCCAAAGCCTTTTGACACTTGAGATGTATAAGAAAGTTACAGTGTACCACAATAACAGCCAGAAAATATGACTAGcttatttctgattggctgtgttGTCTCCACTTGCTAGGGTGATGATCTGTTACTAGGGAAGTGGTAATAGCACTGGACCAATAGCAAGTGGCACATCGCagcaatacaaaagtgtatagtTTAGAACATTTTGTcaatcttttaatatattttcaacCGTTAATCAACTTTAAATTCTGCTTGTAAGTCTATCTGGTGATAAGAAGCTATCTAAGTTAGTTAGCTAGTTGATAACACTAATACTATACCACTAATACATCATTAACATCTAATAATTAATGTATTAGATGTAAAAGAAGTTTGGGATTTCAAATAGAAAAGTAGCTAGGAAGAATAATATGTATTTGAATTTACTGTAGTAAAGTAACAAGGCACAGTGTTGTGAAGAACTGACTGCTTTCTCATTTCAGTCCGTCTCCGTTGATCACTGTCAGAGCAACTCGACACCACACAGTCGCATGAACCGGAAATAAGAGTGTGAAACCGCCAGAGGGAAACCACAAAATGGCACGTgagaaaatacacacacatgctttcAGGAAGAGAAGCTCTGTTAAACATCTGACCATGTACAAGTTCATCTCACAATTTAGAGAGGTCTGCAGAAAAGAAATGAGAATTTACTGTTTCTTGTGGTTTTTCTGGTAGCTGGGTGTTAACATCTCCTCGCTGTCTTCTGCTTCCTCTGGTGAAGAGCAGCTTCTGAAAGACCAAGAGACATGTATGAGCAAGACATGTATGAGAAACTCAAAGACACACACTTTTCCGTGTTTAGGTTAGACAGATTAAAGTAGGGAGGTTTTGCATCTTGTAAATGAATTAGAGCAATAAGCATGTTATCATCACTTGTTTATTTTTGAGCATTTAAAGACTATATTatagaaagtacaggtttgAGAAGGGGATGCTTTTGCCTAAACATGTGACGCATCAAGCTCTGTCCTCATTTATACGGATATGTTTTAAAAgtctcctattatgctattttttggcatatattatgggtctcagatatataaaaatatataaaaaacatgtctatgatgtgttttgctcaaaatacaaacagatcatgccttttagacatccctcatatccctctgtttcagcccttgGCTTCGaaaaaagaggagggggagcttgtgcctgctcagaattctacgagataaagctaaatgctgccgtgattaaacgccatagcatgttccaaaccacatcaaggattatttctgaaacagtatggagctcaaattatttctctcttgcgggtttaccacaaggtgagttctttttttaatttcctgcttttttacacatactctctccagtacaggttagctctgtacccccgtttttagggatttgggtacggaggaaaagagagggttttgttttcttacactttgtgagttccctgacacaccggggacacatatttatgtataaaagacatcaaaaagtgcattttgcatgataggacacCTTTAAATAGATTTTCCTCTATGCTTCCACCTCTTCAACATGTAAACATAATTTTAGGTCACTAAGAAATTATTTACTTTTGTGTCGACTTGTAAAACAGTTACTTTTGGAAATAATGATGTAATCTCCTTAATTTGTGATAAATAGAATATATTGATGATATCTCTCTTAACATTTGAAGTCATATGTCCAATCAAAGGACAGCAATAATGAGGAATACACACTTGTAGCGAGGGTTGGGGTTCTGGCTGCAGTTCCAGCTCTCAGGGATGGTGTTGTAATGACTTGACGGGACGCTTCTCCACTTCAGGCACTCTTCACACTGTAACCATATAGGACCCCTGCAAATACAGAAAGACAGGGATTTTTAATGTCAGTAGACATAAACTGGCATAAGAGGGTTAAGTCAGAACAAATTCATTTCAGTAAGTTTATATTAGTATACAGGAAGGCATCTGTTCCAAAACTACATAAAAGACACACATATTTCACATTGTTTTGTACGCTATATAAATAATGATCAATAACTATAATGGCTTACGGTTGACCGCGGGAACGAAATGGCTGCATGAGTCTTGAGCTCCCCGACAACATCCCACTATTATTACACATTAAGTCATTTCACGCCGAATTATCTGTTGGAAAGCTATAAGAATGCCGGAGGCAAAGGGAAAATCGACTAACACGTTGAAAGATGAAGATATTAAATCCATCGCCGAAGTGGTGAGGACCTTGCTATGTGAGGACCTAGATGCTAGCCTCGATCGAGTAGCTAACAAGATTGATGCTATGCACTCAGAGCTAGCAACTGTAACGACAAGGATTACTTCAGCTGAAGGAGAGCTGGATGCTTTGAAAAATAGCTCTAAGAAAGATTTTACCGTCCTTTCCACCGTTCAAGAAAAGATGCTGGGTTTCGAACAGAAGATAGCGGATCTTGAGGACCGTAATAGGAGGTGCAACATTCGGGTTTATGGTCTACGCTAGGATGTGGAGGGTGACGCCCCAGTGCAGTTTCTGGAACGCATGATACCCACTTGGTTCCCGCTCTGAAGCAACTTAAACCTGAAATAGAGCGTGCCCACAGAATCTTCCGTGGCGGTCCCCCTATGGAGGGAGAACGGCCCCGGGCTTTTATCTTCTGCTGTCTATGCTTCTCCACACACTAAGCTATCCTCCGTGAGGCGAGGAAACACCCCCCTTCAATCGGCAACAGAGCTCTCCGCTTCGCTGCTGACTTCAGCGATTATACAGCTAAACGCCGAAGAGAATTCTCACGGGCTATGGCTTTGGCACGGGAAAAGGGAACTGATGCTTTCTTGATTTACCCTGCCATTCTCAAGATTAGAATGGGTTACTCCACTCATCTCTTCGCTTCAGCCGTGGATGCGGAGCGGTTTTTGGAGAAGCGCCCTTCTCCTGGTCGCTTCGTTGACGTCCCGGCGGAGCTGGGAGAGGAGCAAGCTGCACCGATGACCATTTCAtagagatggcaaatccggatcCGGAGCTATGCTCATGCACATGACGAGtttggatctctggatctgctatgCTATTACGGTTAGGAGTCGTAACTTACGTCAGCTCAGTTATATctgctacatttatttttgatatGTTCTTGAAGTTACTGTCGGTCTGCTAGTTGAGTTACTACATTAATCATTTAATGATTCATAGATCCCTGGCTGtacatttacattgttttttATGAGCATGTATGGATCAgtgtttccgctaggattttttctcgccggtcaaatgtccgggcagaatttattttaccggacaaatttgaaacttaccggtcatatttcaataataataagagttgtgtagcagagtttccgtaagcaggtaattaccggactatgagcagatatgcttcagtttaaaactcagttcacggggctcatttttatattgcttcagtttataaatcgtaatcgaaaaattcagattaatttttcaataaatgattccacaaacaacatcattattacattcaaataaactacttgtagtag of Pseudochaenichthys georgianus chromosome 10, fPseGeo1.2, whole genome shotgun sequence contains these proteins:
- the LOC117453808 gene encoding MORC family CW-type zinc finger protein 3, whose product is MARLSEHGIRLSSMSPSFLNSNSTSHTGPFSAVAELIDNASDPGVSAKQIWIDVVKREDHLCFTFTDNGSGMTPNKLHKMLSFGFTEKGSGRAGHQAIGVYGNGFKSGSMRLGRDALIFTKNGGCQTLGMLSQTYLENIKAQAVIVPIVPFNQQTKSLVVTEDSEASLAAILKHSIVSSQEEIQEHFDSILSKKGTKILIWNIRRGKDGKTQIDFESDVTDFCLPEIDITELKKGVRNSSSLKAEHNIPDMHYSLRAYLSILYLKPRTQIILRGKKILAKLVSKRLKFIEHDVYKPQFSKDKVKVTFGLNPKDKEHCGIMMYHRNRLIKAYEKVGCQLKASGQRAGVGVIGVIECNFLKPAHNKQDFEYTKEYRLTLGALGLKLNDYWKEVTEKKAREREFQAVERNENEDQSDSDEGPIWLQCEECLKWRSVPSSHYNTIPESWNCSQNPNPRYKSCSSPEEAEDSEEMLTPSYQKNHKKQEHPKKRKREKSLEVSEFQDQPIQHQILSRSSSEPSQPTFQSTHTPDDTRAAGQRTQHTEETPAERDPTGTDPLADYYTDTHDDVQTQSTVIQRRPVRRGTVIKDKTQVTQSETHDLRLGDKESPLNMKKRVEEPTLSLKRKPGSLFYCVKNKPYLMEKQQPEDVTEKMNPVQQTQRPETLSSKKTKGSRVEKPSDAAQRPPTSLTWNPSLPLAQTVMVSPLSRTEGPWSRPLPSEGIDLEAHVQKLALLEKEAQKVRRLLGLEISKTTQGTMTTHSESTASRAVGCQTDAAESSTSSRNPAPGHQGLVFAGQRSVCGPKEQPEHNIPKKDKTGPPGRVSVGDSEACEDNRSSQENLRVIRNNVVVLLTALLPQLDLAGISLETSDVDNILQQIIEVNSLKLSSELH